Proteins encoded by one window of Phytohabitans houttuyneae:
- a CDS encoding beta-N-acetylhexosaminidase, whose amino-acid sequence MLLPRSADATVHNGHFELVEGAGLSGPPAIVDLVRELLPLPTTDGATLTFQTRPDQTLGAEGYHLSVTPSGVTATAATEDGLRWAVQSLLQLVPDGAPRRLPCVEVTDRPVYPWRGSLLDVARWCHPMPFLYKYVDLLAMHKLNTLHLHLTDDQGWRFEVRKYPRLTEVGGFRRESPAGHAREGRSDGTPHGGFYTQRELSDLVAYAARRGVRVMPEIDLPGHTQSVIAAYPELGNVPSRQLETRTTWGISSHILNLSDATISFVLDVLDEVVDVFPFEYVHIGGDEVPTEEWRASAEVVAKAAALGLGDVRELQGWFAGRLADHLAARGRKVGIWDELIDRAAPAGATVFAWQAEHRVRAALDAGHPVVAAPQSHTYLDWAETVDDPGEPLAINGPLPLEKVYGYRPDDGVIGVQGQLWSEYLPTTDLVEWRAFPRLAALAELGWSGPGGDFGEFRQRLAGHLGRLDRAGVRYRPL is encoded by the coding sequence ATGCTGCTTCCTCGATCCGCGGACGCTACTGTCCATAATGGACACTTCGAGCTGGTCGAGGGGGCTGGACTCAGCGGCCCTCCGGCGATCGTCGACCTGGTGCGTGAGCTGCTGCCACTGCCCACCACCGACGGTGCGACTCTCACCTTCCAGACGAGGCCCGATCAGACGCTCGGCGCCGAGGGATACCACCTTTCGGTCACCCCGAGCGGGGTAACCGCCACCGCCGCGACCGAGGACGGGTTGCGGTGGGCGGTGCAGTCGCTCCTCCAGCTGGTACCGGACGGCGCGCCCCGGCGCCTGCCCTGCGTCGAGGTCACCGACCGCCCCGTGTACCCCTGGCGCGGCTCGCTCCTCGACGTGGCGCGGTGGTGCCATCCGATGCCGTTCCTGTACAAGTACGTCGACCTGCTCGCCATGCACAAGCTCAACACGCTCCACCTGCACCTGACCGACGACCAGGGGTGGCGTTTCGAGGTGCGCAAGTACCCGCGGCTCACCGAGGTCGGCGGCTTCCGCCGCGAGTCGCCGGCCGGGCACGCGCGGGAAGGACGCTCCGACGGCACGCCCCACGGGGGTTTCTACACCCAGCGCGAGCTGAGCGACCTCGTCGCGTACGCCGCCCGCCGCGGCGTGCGGGTCATGCCGGAGATCGACCTGCCCGGCCACACCCAGTCCGTGATCGCCGCCTACCCCGAGCTCGGCAACGTCCCGTCACGGCAGCTCGAGACGCGTACCACCTGGGGCATCTCCAGCCACATCCTCAACCTCTCCGACGCCACGATCTCGTTCGTGCTGGACGTGCTCGACGAGGTGGTGGACGTGTTCCCGTTCGAGTACGTGCACATCGGCGGCGACGAGGTGCCCACCGAGGAGTGGCGGGCCAGCGCGGAGGTGGTGGCCAAGGCGGCCGCGCTCGGGCTGGGCGACGTGCGCGAGCTGCAGGGGTGGTTCGCCGGGCGGCTCGCCGACCACCTGGCCGCCCGGGGGCGCAAGGTGGGAATCTGGGACGAGCTGATCGACCGCGCGGCGCCGGCGGGCGCCACGGTCTTCGCGTGGCAGGCCGAGCACCGGGTACGCGCGGCGCTCGACGCCGGCCACCCCGTGGTCGCCGCGCCCCAGAGCCACACGTACCTCGACTGGGCCGAGACGGTCGACGACCCGGGCGAGCCGCTGGCCATCAACGGCCCGCTGCCGCTGGAAAAGGTCTACGGCTACCGCCCGGACGACGGCGTGATCGGGGTGCAGGGGCAGCTGTGGAGCGAGTACCTGCCGACGACCGACCTCGTCGAATGGCGCGCCTTCCCGCGGCTGGCGGCGCTGGCCGAGCTGGGGTGGAGCGGGCCGGGTGGCGACTTCGGCGAGTTCCGGCAGCGGCTGGCAGGCCACCTCGGCCGATTGGACCGCGCCGGGGTCCGGTACCGCCCGCTCTGA
- the hisF gene encoding imidazole glycerol phosphate synthase subunit HisF, producing MSVAVRVIPCLDVDAGRVVKGVNFVDLRDAGDPVELAAAYDGAGADELTFLDVTASSDDRGTMLDVVRRTAETVFIPLTVGGGIRSVENVDTLLRAGADKVGVNTAAIARPSLISEIADRFGNQVLVLSLDVRATPDAPSGWEVTTHGGRKGTGIDAVEWARRGAELGAGEILLNSMDADGTKNGFDLPLIRAVREVVEIPVIASGGAGALAHFPPAVEAGADAVLAASVFHFGELTIGEVKDTLREAGNPVR from the coding sequence ATGAGCGTGGCGGTGCGGGTCATTCCCTGCCTGGACGTCGACGCCGGTCGCGTGGTCAAGGGGGTCAACTTCGTCGACCTGCGTGACGCCGGCGACCCGGTGGAGCTGGCCGCCGCGTACGACGGGGCCGGCGCCGACGAGCTGACGTTCCTCGACGTGACCGCGTCCTCCGACGACCGCGGCACGATGCTCGACGTGGTGCGGCGCACGGCGGAGACGGTCTTCATCCCGCTGACGGTGGGCGGTGGCATCCGCTCGGTGGAAAACGTGGACACGCTGCTGCGGGCCGGCGCCGACAAGGTGGGCGTCAACACCGCGGCAATCGCGCGCCCGTCGCTCATCAGCGAGATCGCCGACCGGTTCGGCAACCAGGTGCTGGTGCTCTCGCTCGACGTGCGCGCCACGCCGGACGCGCCGAGCGGGTGGGAGGTCACCACCCACGGCGGCCGCAAGGGCACCGGCATCGACGCGGTGGAGTGGGCGCGGCGCGGTGCCGAGCTCGGCGCCGGCGAGATCCTGCTCAACTCGATGGACGCCGACGGTACCAAGAATGGCTTTGACCTCCCGCTGATCCGCGCGGTCCGCGAGGTGGTGGAGATCCCGGTCATCGCCAGTGGCGGCGCCGGTGCTCTGGCGCACTTTCCGCCGGCGGTCGAGGCGGGCGCGGACGCGGTGCTCGCGGCGAGCGTGTTCCACTTCGGAGAGCTGACGATCGGCGAGGTCAAGGACACGCTGCGCGAGGCGGGCAACCCGGTCCGCTGA
- the priA gene encoding bifunctional 1-(5-phosphoribosyl)-5-((5-phosphoribosylamino)methylideneamino)imidazole-4-carboxamide isomerase/phosphoribosylanthranilate isomerase PriA — protein MSLVLLPAVDVASGQAVRLVQGAAGSETVYGDPLDAALAWQRDGASWVHLVDLDAAFGRGSNAEQLADVVRRLDVHVELSGGIRDDESLRRALDTGAARVNIGTAALENPEWCDRVVAEFGDRVAIGLDVRGHTLSARGWTKDGGDLFEVLERLEKAGCQRYVVTDVHRDGTLTGPNLDLLREVCARTDRPVIASGGVSTLDDLRALAGLEGDGVEGVIVGKALYAGAFTVPEALAVLS, from the coding sequence GTGAGCCTCGTCCTTCTCCCCGCCGTCGACGTCGCCAGCGGCCAGGCCGTCCGACTCGTGCAGGGCGCCGCCGGCAGCGAGACCGTGTACGGCGACCCGCTCGACGCCGCCCTCGCCTGGCAGCGCGACGGCGCCTCGTGGGTGCACCTCGTCGACCTCGACGCCGCGTTCGGCCGCGGGTCGAACGCGGAGCAGCTCGCCGACGTGGTCCGCCGCCTCGACGTGCACGTGGAGCTCTCCGGCGGCATCCGCGACGACGAGTCGCTGCGCCGCGCGCTGGACACCGGCGCGGCCCGGGTCAACATCGGCACCGCCGCGCTGGAAAATCCTGAGTGGTGCGACAGGGTCGTCGCCGAGTTCGGCGACCGCGTGGCGATAGGGCTCGACGTCCGCGGCCACACGCTGTCCGCGCGTGGGTGGACCAAGGACGGGGGCGACCTCTTCGAGGTTTTGGAACGGTTGGAGAAGGCCGGCTGCCAGCGCTACGTGGTCACCGACGTGCACCGCGACGGTACGCTCACCGGCCCCAACCTCGACCTGCTGCGCGAGGTGTGCGCCCGTACCGACCGCCCGGTCATCGCGAGCGGTGGCGTGTCCACACTGGACGATCTGCGTGCGCTGGCCGGCCTGGAGGGTGACGGCGTCGAGGGCGTGATCGTGGGCAAGGCGCTGTACGCGGGCGCGTTCACGGTGCCGGAGGCGCTGGCGGTCCTGTCGTGA
- the hisH gene encoding imidazole glycerol phosphate synthase subunit HisH → MAPSVVILDYGSGNLRSAERALARAGGDVTVTPDLDAAAAADGLVVPGVGAFAACMAGVDKLGAGPVIAERVAAGRPVLGICVGAQILFEFGEEHGTLTQGLGLIPGGVTRLPAARVPHMGWNTVVPAEGSVLFAGLPEGTRFYFVHSYAALGASGERSGRSQSGGEAGKLRPEARSDVAGALRTAGASGERSERSQFGPGVTTCTHDVPFVAAVERGSLSATQFHPEKSGDAGAALLRNWVGSLV, encoded by the coding sequence GTGGCTCCCAGCGTGGTGATCCTCGACTACGGCTCGGGCAACCTGCGTTCCGCCGAGCGGGCCCTCGCCCGTGCGGGCGGCGACGTGACGGTCACCCCCGACCTCGACGCGGCCGCGGCGGCCGACGGGCTCGTGGTGCCGGGCGTCGGCGCGTTCGCGGCGTGCATGGCCGGGGTCGACAAGCTGGGCGCGGGCCCGGTCATCGCCGAGCGGGTCGCCGCCGGGCGGCCGGTGCTCGGCATCTGCGTCGGCGCGCAGATCCTCTTCGAGTTCGGGGAGGAGCACGGCACCCTCACCCAGGGCCTCGGCCTGATCCCGGGCGGCGTGACCCGGCTGCCGGCCGCCCGCGTGCCGCACATGGGGTGGAACACAGTCGTGCCGGCCGAAGGCTCCGTGCTCTTCGCCGGGCTGCCGGAGGGCACGCGGTTCTACTTCGTCCACTCGTACGCCGCTCTGGGCGCCTCCGGCGAGCGGAGCGGGCGCAGCCAGTCCGGCGGCGAGGCCGGCAAGCTTCGGCCTGAGGCGCGAAGCGACGTGGCCGGAGCGCTCCGGACTGCGGGAGCCTCCGGCGAGCGGAGCGAGCGCAGCCAGTTCGGCCCCGGTGTGACCACCTGCACCCACGACGTGCCGTTCGTGGCGGCGGTGGAGCGGGGGTCGCTGTCGGCGACGCAGTTCCACCCGGAAAAGTCCGGCGACGCGGGTGCGGCGCTGCTGCGCAACTGGGTGGGGTCGCTTGTCTAA
- the hisB gene encoding imidazoleglycerol-phosphate dehydratase HisB, producing MSRTARIERVTKETKVLVEIDLDGTGKGEISTGVGFYDHMLNQIARHGGFDLTVNTVGDLEIDAHHTMEDTALALGAAFAEALGDKAGIRRYGSAVVPMDEVLVQAAVDLSGRPYVVHDEPALAPYIGPVYPTSMTRHVWESFGQAARVTLHVTVLRAARPGGHPDAHHVVEGQFKAVARALREATSIDPRAAGAVPSTKGTL from the coding sequence GTGAGTCGCACCGCCCGCATCGAGCGGGTCACCAAGGAGACCAAGGTGCTGGTCGAGATCGACCTCGACGGCACCGGCAAGGGCGAGATCAGCACCGGGGTCGGCTTCTACGACCACATGCTCAACCAGATCGCCCGCCACGGCGGCTTCGACCTGACCGTCAACACGGTGGGCGACCTGGAGATCGACGCGCATCACACGATGGAGGACACCGCGCTCGCGCTGGGCGCGGCGTTCGCGGAGGCGCTCGGCGACAAGGCGGGCATCCGGCGGTACGGCTCGGCGGTCGTGCCGATGGACGAGGTGCTCGTGCAGGCCGCGGTCGACCTGTCCGGCAGGCCGTACGTGGTGCACGACGAGCCCGCGCTCGCGCCGTACATCGGGCCGGTCTACCCGACGAGCATGACCCGCCACGTGTGGGAGTCGTTCGGCCAGGCGGCGCGGGTGACGCTGCACGTGACCGTGCTGCGCGCCGCCCGTCCCGGCGGCCACCCGGACGCGCACCACGTGGTGGAGGGGCAGTTCAAGGCGGTCGCGCGGGCACTGCGCGAGGCGACCTCGATCGACCCCCGCGCGGCCGGCGCGGTGCCGAGCACCAAGGGCACGCTATGA
- a CDS encoding histidinol-phosphate transaminase: protein MSLPIRDDLRGLTPYGAPQLDVPVRLNTNENSYPVPDSVVEAIGKAVQAELRDLNRYPDRDAVALRADLAAYLGHGLSVEQVWAANGSNEIQQQLLQVFAGPGRTALGFTPAYSMHPLLAKGTGTAWVDGYRAEDFGLSAAHAVEQVERHRPDVVFLCSPNNPTGTALDPAVIAAVLDAAPGMVVVDEAYAEFAREGTPSALGVLPGHPRLVVTRTMSKAFGFAGGRLGYLAADPEVVDAVQLVRLPYHLSSLTQAAARAALAHRGALLATVEAIKEQRDRIVATLRSRGFRVADSDANFVLYETGGDQKKAWRDLLDRGVLVRDVGLPGWLRVTAGTAAETDAFLEALS from the coding sequence GTGAGCCTGCCCATCCGTGACGACCTGCGCGGTCTCACGCCCTACGGCGCGCCGCAGCTCGACGTGCCCGTGCGCCTGAACACGAACGAAAACTCATACCCGGTGCCCGACTCCGTGGTCGAGGCGATCGGCAAGGCGGTGCAGGCCGAGCTGCGCGACCTCAACCGCTACCCGGACCGGGACGCGGTCGCGCTGCGTGCGGACCTCGCGGCCTACCTGGGGCACGGGCTGAGCGTCGAGCAGGTGTGGGCGGCCAACGGGTCCAACGAGATCCAGCAGCAGCTGCTGCAGGTGTTCGCGGGGCCGGGGCGCACGGCGCTGGGCTTCACCCCGGCGTACTCGATGCACCCGCTGCTGGCCAAGGGCACCGGCACCGCGTGGGTCGACGGGTACCGGGCCGAGGACTTCGGGCTGAGCGCGGCACACGCGGTCGAGCAGGTCGAGCGCCACCGGCCCGACGTCGTCTTCCTCTGCTCGCCCAACAACCCCACCGGCACCGCCCTCGACCCCGCCGTGATCGCCGCCGTGCTGGACGCGGCGCCCGGCATGGTGGTGGTCGACGAGGCGTACGCGGAGTTCGCGCGGGAGGGCACCCCGAGCGCGCTCGGCGTCCTGCCGGGGCACCCGCGGCTGGTGGTGACCCGCACGATGAGCAAGGCGTTCGGCTTCGCCGGCGGGCGGCTGGGCTACCTCGCGGCCGACCCGGAGGTGGTCGACGCGGTGCAGCTCGTGCGCCTGCCGTACCACCTCTCCTCGCTCACCCAGGCCGCCGCCCGCGCGGCGCTCGCCCACCGCGGCGCGCTGCTGGCGACGGTCGAGGCGATCAAGGAGCAGCGCGACCGCATCGTCGCGACCCTCCGGTCGCGCGGGTTCCGGGTCGCCGACAGCGACGCCAACTTCGTCTTGTACGAGACGGGCGGCGACCAGAAAAAGGCATGGCGCGACCTGCTCGACCGTGGTGTGCTCGTGCGCGACGTCGGCCTGCCGGGCTGGCTGCGCGTCACCGCCGGTACCGCTGCTGAAACCGACGCGTTCCTGGAGGCTCTCTCGTGA
- the hisD gene encoding histidinol dehydrogenase, which translates to MLNRIDLRGSATDPRGLLPRAQLDVAAAVDAIRPVVEAVREHGFAAVREATERFDGVRLERLRVPTEAIAAAVEALDPEVRAALTEAIARARKVHTDQRRTDVTTQVVPGGTVTERWVPVSRVGLYVPGGLAMYPSTVVMNVVPAQVAGVEGLVITSPPQVDNGGLPDARVLAACALLGVDEVYAVGGAQAIAMLAYGVPGECEPVDMITGPGNIWVTAAKRLLRGVVGIDAEAGPTEIAILADDTADPVHVAADLISQAEHDPLAASVLVTPSTALVEAVEAELTRQVAATKHTGRITEALTGPQSGAVLVDDLEQGLRVVDAYAAEHLEIQTEDAREWAMRVRNAGAVFVGAWSPVSLGDYLAGSNHVLPTGGCARHSSGLSVQSFLRGIHVIEYGEEALRDVAGHVVTLATVEDLPAHGQAVTARFSR; encoded by the coding sequence GTGCTCAACCGGATCGACCTGCGCGGCAGTGCCACCGACCCGCGTGGCCTGCTGCCCCGTGCCCAGCTCGACGTCGCCGCCGCGGTCGACGCCATCCGCCCGGTCGTGGAGGCGGTGCGGGAGCATGGGTTCGCCGCGGTCCGGGAGGCGACCGAGCGCTTCGACGGGGTGCGGCTGGAGCGGCTGCGGGTGCCCACCGAGGCGATTGCGGCGGCCGTGGAGGCGCTCGACCCCGAGGTGCGGGCGGCGCTGACCGAGGCGATCGCGCGGGCCCGCAAGGTGCACACCGACCAGCGGCGCACCGACGTGACCACGCAGGTGGTGCCGGGTGGCACCGTCACCGAGCGGTGGGTGCCGGTGTCCCGCGTCGGGCTGTACGTGCCGGGTGGCCTCGCCATGTACCCGTCGACCGTGGTCATGAACGTGGTGCCCGCACAGGTCGCCGGCGTCGAGGGCCTGGTGATCACGAGCCCGCCTCAGGTCGACAACGGTGGCCTGCCGGACGCTCGGGTGCTGGCGGCGTGCGCGCTGCTCGGCGTCGACGAGGTGTACGCGGTGGGAGGCGCGCAGGCCATCGCGATGCTCGCCTACGGCGTCCCCGGCGAGTGCGAGCCCGTCGACATGATCACGGGCCCGGGCAACATCTGGGTCACCGCGGCCAAGCGGCTGCTGCGGGGCGTGGTGGGCATCGACGCCGAGGCGGGGCCGACCGAGATCGCGATCCTCGCCGACGACACGGCCGACCCGGTGCACGTCGCCGCCGACCTGATCAGCCAGGCCGAGCACGACCCGCTGGCCGCGAGCGTGCTTGTCACGCCCTCGACGGCGCTGGTCGAGGCGGTCGAGGCGGAGCTGACCCGCCAGGTGGCCGCCACCAAGCACACCGGCCGCATCACCGAGGCGCTGACCGGCCCCCAGTCCGGTGCCGTGCTCGTCGACGACCTCGAGCAGGGGTTGCGGGTGGTCGACGCGTACGCGGCGGAGCACCTGGAGATCCAGACCGAGGACGCGCGCGAGTGGGCCATGCGGGTGCGCAACGCCGGCGCGGTCTTCGTCGGCGCGTGGTCGCCCGTCTCGCTGGGTGACTACCTCGCCGGCTCCAACCACGTGCTCCCCACCGGTGGGTGCGCGCGCCACTCCTCGGGGCTGTCGGTGCAGTCGTTCCTGCGCGGCATCCACGTGATCGAGTACGGCGAGGAGGCCCTCCGCGACGTGGCCGGCCACGTGGTCACGCTCGCCACGGTGGAAGACCTGCCGGCACACGGCCAAGCGGTGACGGCGAGGTTCTCGCGGTGA
- a CDS encoding LON peptidase substrate-binding domain-containing protein: protein MSPRLPVFPLGTVLFPGLVLPLHIFEDRYRQLVRHLVALPDGTPREFGVVAIRRGWEAPLSTAPGASAPVADVSLHEVGCTAELRQVTELPDGRYDIVTVGRRRFRLTDVDADSRPYLTGEVEWLPEPGGQEDLADLLAPRVLSVFRRYLRLMRAEGDTDDTADLAEVTEQLPEDPTVLSHLVAATAALTVEDRQRLLAADDTAARLRAELRLLHREAALLGRVRAVPVPLAELAVPISAN, encoded by the coding sequence ATGAGCCCGCGGTTGCCGGTCTTTCCGTTGGGGACTGTGCTCTTCCCCGGCCTCGTGCTCCCCCTGCACATCTTCGAGGACCGCTACCGCCAGCTCGTCCGCCACCTGGTCGCGCTGCCCGACGGCACCCCTCGCGAGTTCGGCGTGGTCGCGATCCGCCGCGGGTGGGAGGCCCCGCTCTCGACCGCGCCCGGCGCGAGCGCACCCGTCGCCGACGTGAGCCTCCACGAGGTGGGCTGCACGGCCGAGCTGCGCCAGGTGACCGAGCTGCCCGACGGGCGGTACGACATCGTCACCGTCGGCCGCCGCCGCTTCCGCCTCACGGACGTCGACGCCGACTCCCGGCCGTACCTGACCGGCGAGGTCGAGTGGCTCCCCGAGCCGGGCGGCCAGGAAGACCTCGCCGACCTGCTGGCCCCGCGCGTGCTGTCGGTGTTTCGCCGCTACCTGCGGCTGATGCGGGCCGAGGGTGACACCGACGACACGGCCGACCTCGCCGAGGTGACCGAGCAGCTGCCCGAGGACCCGACCGTGCTGTCCCACCTGGTCGCCGCCACGGCCGCCCTCACGGTCGAAGACCGCCAGCGCCTCCTGGCCGCCGACGACACCGCCGCCCGCCTGCGCGCCGAGCTCCGCCTCCTGCACCGCGAGGCCGCGCTGCTCGGCCGCGTGCGCGCCGTGCCGGTCCCGCTCGCCGAGCTCGCGGTCCCGATCAGCGCCAACTGA
- a CDS encoding MFS transporter — translation MGTSGADGPARTSRQVLLPLALAQFICSFAGSNMNVMINDISRDLDTTVQGVQIAITIFLLVMAALMIPGGKLTDRYGRKRCFRAGLALYGVGALLSAAAPGLGVLILGNSILEGIGTALLIPPVYILTTLLFTGVAARARAFGAISAMGGVGAAAGPLIGGLITSALSWRLAFVFQALVIAAILWLSRKVPDPLPPDPSRRFDTRGAILSAAGLILVVTGIMAADESLWLTLGLIAAGGLVLLLFFRSVQAQERAGREPLLSMALFRDRTANLGLVTQNTQWLLLLGVSFVVSAFLQVVRGYDAIRTGVIFTAATVGLLISSLAAERLAKRRAQRTLILAGYVVTIAGIGALLAMVIGSPSVWAFTPGLFLIGLGLGAMLTPSVNVVQSSFGDDLQGEISGLSRSVSNLGSSLGTAIAGTVIVAGITATPERSYGLAMLVLAVVGLIGLGAAALLPRRPAPA, via the coding sequence ATGGGCACCTCCGGCGCGGACGGCCCGGCGAGAACATCGCGGCAGGTGCTCCTCCCGCTGGCGCTCGCCCAGTTCATCTGCAGCTTCGCCGGCTCCAACATGAACGTGATGATCAATGACATCAGCCGCGACCTGGACACCACCGTCCAAGGCGTGCAGATCGCCATCACGATCTTCCTGCTGGTGATGGCGGCGCTGATGATCCCGGGCGGCAAGCTCACCGACCGGTACGGCCGCAAAAGGTGCTTCCGGGCCGGTCTGGCGCTTTACGGCGTCGGTGCGCTGCTCAGCGCCGCCGCGCCGGGCCTCGGGGTACTCATCCTCGGCAACTCCATCCTCGAAGGCATCGGTACCGCGCTGCTGATCCCACCCGTCTACATCCTCACCACGCTGCTGTTCACCGGCGTCGCCGCACGGGCCCGTGCGTTCGGCGCGATCAGCGCGATGGGTGGCGTCGGCGCGGCGGCCGGCCCGTTGATCGGCGGCCTGATCACGTCGGCGCTGAGCTGGCGGCTCGCGTTCGTCTTCCAGGCGCTCGTCATCGCCGCGATCCTGTGGCTCAGCCGCAAAGTGCCCGACCCGCTGCCGCCCGACCCGTCGCGACGCTTCGACACCCGCGGCGCGATCCTCTCCGCCGCCGGCCTCATCCTCGTCGTCACCGGCATCATGGCGGCCGACGAGAGCCTCTGGCTGACGCTCGGCCTGATCGCGGCCGGCGGGCTCGTGCTGCTGCTGTTCTTCCGCTCGGTACAGGCACAGGAGCGAGCCGGCCGCGAACCGCTGCTGTCGATGGCGCTCTTCCGCGACCGCACCGCCAACCTCGGCCTCGTCACGCAGAACACGCAGTGGCTGCTGCTCCTCGGAGTGTCCTTTGTGGTCTCCGCGTTCCTGCAGGTGGTGCGCGGCTACGACGCCATCCGTACCGGCGTCATCTTCACCGCCGCCACCGTCGGCCTGCTCATCTCCTCGCTCGCGGCCGAGCGCCTGGCGAAGCGGCGCGCGCAGCGGACGCTCATCCTGGCCGGCTACGTGGTGACGATCGCGGGGATCGGCGCCCTGCTCGCGATGGTGATCGGCTCGCCGAGCGTGTGGGCGTTCACGCCGGGGCTGTTCCTCATCGGACTTGGCCTCGGGGCCATGCTGACCCCCTCGGTCAACGTGGTGCAGTCCAGCTTCGGCGACGACCTGCAGGGCGAGATCTCCGGCCTGTCGCGGAGCGTCTCCAACCTCGGCTCGTCGCTCGGCACCGCAATCGCCGGCACGGTCATCGTCGCCGGGATCACCGCGACGCCGGAGCGCTCCTACGGGCTGGCGATGCTGGTGCTCGCGGTGGTCGGGCTGATCGGCCTCGGCGCCGCCGCGCTGCTCCCCCGCCGTCCGGCACCCGCCTGA
- a CDS encoding MinD/ParA family ATP-binding protein: MGRATGRRWPRLRRRTRLRRPATTAARRERHGQRRKRPPALRRRLRAPGGYGSPVAYGSPVDYPDDGYPPDARYADQQGYPDQRYPDGRYGDGRRPEPPRYPAEPGYSAPDPRMAARPGPAVVREPAPREQASREAARRDQPVSSPGGYSRWAELEGGWQPPAPPRPTAPPPPPVQPPPQQQDNGYMPQLEFRQTRPDAEVERAVSVLRRDLGMPKVLAFANPKGGVHKTTATVLAAATVGSVRGRGVLAWDDNELRGTLGLRAGSARHARTIRHLIADLADVEARHGLELKEELDDYLRHASDGSYDVLAGEESPRFAQRLDQYTVRRVLELLRRTHDVICVDTGNNVESANWQTVLQAADQLVITTVPREDAAFTADWMLDLLDEVGMGELAANAVTLLSCPTPGHSPLLEDLARHFSTRTRAVAVVPYDQALETGSSIEYNQLQPETRAAWLKAASVMLEPFVR; encoded by the coding sequence GTGGGAAGAGCCACGGGGCGGCGGTGGCCGCGGCTACGACGGCGGACGCGGCTTCGACGGCCCGCCACCACGGCCGCGCGGCGTGAACGGCACGGCCAACGGCGCAAACGGCCGCCCGCGCTCCGGCGGCGGCTACGCGCCCCCGGTGGTTACGGCAGCCCGGTCGCCTACGGCAGTCCGGTCGACTACCCCGACGACGGCTACCCGCCGGACGCCCGCTACGCCGACCAGCAGGGATACCCGGACCAGCGGTACCCCGACGGGCGTTACGGCGACGGGCGCCGCCCCGAGCCGCCGCGCTACCCCGCCGAGCCCGGCTACTCCGCGCCCGACCCGCGCATGGCGGCCCGACCCGGCCCCGCGGTCGTGCGCGAGCCGGCTCCCCGCGAGCAGGCATCGCGCGAGGCCGCCCGCCGCGACCAGCCCGTCTCCTCACCCGGTGGATACAGCCGGTGGGCCGAGCTCGAGGGCGGGTGGCAGCCACCCGCGCCGCCGCGCCCCACCGCACCGCCCCCGCCCCCCGTCCAGCCGCCGCCGCAGCAGCAGGACAACGGGTACATGCCACAGCTTGAGTTCCGGCAGACCCGGCCCGACGCGGAGGTGGAGCGGGCGGTCAGCGTGCTCCGGCGCGACCTGGGCATGCCGAAGGTGCTCGCGTTCGCCAACCCCAAGGGCGGCGTCCACAAGACCACCGCCACCGTGCTGGCCGCCGCCACCGTCGGCAGCGTGCGCGGCCGCGGCGTGCTCGCCTGGGACGACAACGAGCTGCGCGGCACCCTCGGCCTGCGCGCCGGCAGCGCGCGGCACGCCCGCACGATTCGCCACCTGATCGCCGACCTCGCCGACGTCGAGGCCCGCCATGGCCTGGAGCTCAAGGAGGAGCTCGACGACTACCTGCGGCACGCCTCCGACGGGTCGTACGACGTGCTGGCCGGCGAGGAGAGCCCGCGCTTCGCCCAGCGGCTCGACCAGTACACGGTGCGCCGGGTCCTGGAGCTGCTGCGCCGCACGCACGACGTGATCTGCGTCGACACCGGCAACAACGTGGAAAGCGCCAACTGGCAGACCGTGCTGCAGGCCGCCGACCAGCTCGTGATCACGACCGTGCCGCGCGAGGACGCCGCGTTCACCGCCGACTGGATGCTCGACCTGCTCGACGAGGTGGGCATGGGTGAGCTCGCCGCCAACGCGGTGACGCTGCTGTCCTGCCCCACGCCCGGCCACTCGCCGCTGCTGGAAGACCTGGCCCGGCACTTCTCCACCCGCACCCGCGCGGTGGCCGTCGTGCCGTACGACCAGGCGCTGGAGACGGGCTCCTCGATCGAGTACAACCAGCTCCAGCCGGAGACCCGGGCCGCCTGGCTCAAGGCCGCTTCGGTGATGCTGGAGCCGTTCGTCCGATAG